In Leclercia sp. LSNIH1, the genomic stretch CTGGAAGGCACCGTTATTAAGCTGACCTTTACCGGCCACAGCACCCACAAACCGGTCGTCGGGGAACTGACGTTGCGCTACGGCCTGCCGTTTAACATCCTGCACGGCAAAATGACACAAACCGCCCACGGCGTCTTCGGCCAGCTCTGGCTGCACGTGGTGGCAACAGATGAACAACTGAACAATATCCTCGCCGATTTGCAGCACAGTGATATTGAAGGCGAGGTAATTAAACATGGCTGAGAATCTCTTCCCGCACCTGAAATGGGACCAGCTCTGGGCCGCCACCCTGGAGACGCTGTATATGACCGCGCTCTCCGGCGTTGCGACTTTTGTGCTCGGGCTTGTCCTCGGTCTGGCGCTCTTTTTAACCGCCCGGGGCGGCATGTTCCATAACCGCACGGTCTACAGCGTCATTTCGATTGTGGTGAACGTCTTCCGCTCCATCCCGTTCATCATTCTGATTGTGCTGCTGATCCCCTTCACCAAAACCGTGGTGGGGACCATCCTCGGGGCCAACGCCGCACTGCCTGCGTTGATCGTCGGTGCCGCGCCGTTCTACGCCCGTCTGGTAGAGATCGCCCTGCGTGAAGTGGACAAAGGGGTGATCGAGGCGACGCGCTCAATGGGCGCCCGACTCAGCACATTAATCTTTCGCGTTTTACTGCCGGAATCATCGCCTGCCCTGGTGTCAGGGATCACGGTGACGCTGATTGCCCTGGTGAGCTACAGCGCCATGGCGGGGGTGATTGGTGCCGGTGGTCTGGGAAATCTGGCTTATCTGGAGGGATTCCAGCGCAACCATGGTGACGTCACGCTGGTGGCAACGGTGACCATTTTGATCATCGTTTTCATTATCCAGTTCTGCGGCGACATCATTACTTCCATTCTTGATAAAAGATAAACACAACAATACACAGGAACCATCATCATGAAAAAGACACTGACGTTGATCGCCGCAGCAACCCTGAGCGCCCTGAGCTTTGCCTCCTGGGCTGATACCCTGACCGTGGGAGCCTCCAACACCCCGCACGCCGAAATTCTGGAGCAGGCGAAGCCGATTCTGGCGAAACAGGGTATCGATCTGGAGATCAAACCGTTCCAGGACTACATCCTGCCGAACACCGCGCTGGCGGGTCGTGACATCGATGCCAACTACTTCCAGCACATTCCATACCTCAACAGCGTGCTGAAAGATCACGCCGGGGATAAAGAGTACGATTTCGTCAGCGCCGGGGCGATCCACATCGAGCCAATCGGTATCTACTCCAAAAAATACAAGTCGCTGAAAGATCTGCCGGAAGGCGGCAAAATCATCATGCGTGATGCGGTCTCTGAAGAGGGACGTATCCTCTCTATCTTCGAGAAAGAGGGCGTGATCAAGCTGAAGCCGGGCATCGACAAAGTGACCGCGCGCATCAGCGACATCGTTGAGAACCCGAAAAAGCTGCAGTTCACCCCGAACGTAGAAGCCTCCCTGCTGCCGCAGATGTATAACAATGACGAGGGCGCGGCGGTTGTCATCAATGCCAACTACGCCATTGACGCCGGTCTGGACCCGGTTCACGACCCGATTGCGGTGGAGAGCGGTGAAAACAACCCGTACGCCAACATCATCACCGTTCACCGTGGCGATGAGAAGAAGAAAGACATCGTGGCGCTGGTGGACGTGCTGCACTCTAAAGAGATCCAGGACTGGATCCGCACCAAGTATAAAGGCGCGGTGATCCCGGTTAACAACTGATTTATCCGTTTGATTTCAAAGCCCGGCGAGTCTCTCGTCGGGCTTTTTTGTATAACGGCGATGAATCTATTAAGCTGGCCTTTTAAGGCAACGGAGTGAAAGTCATGGGCAATGTAACCAAAGACGAAGCGCTGTATCAGGAGATGTGTCGCGTGGTAGGCAAAGTCGTTCTTGAGATGCGCGATTTGGGGCAGGAGCCGAAGCATATCGTCATCGCCGGGGTACTACGCACCGCACTGGCAAACCAGCGGGTGAAACGCAGCGAATTAACCACCCAGGCGATGGAAACCGTCGTTAAAGCGCTGGCCGGTTAAGCCGCCAGCGTTTCGCCAGCTGTTCAACGCCACAGCACAGCAGGTAATAGACCACGCCAGTAAAAATAAAAATAGCCGCCGGGTAGATCTGCACCCGGTTGTTCACCTGGCCTGCCACGGTGGTCAGCTCCGGCACGTTGACAATAAAGGCCAGTGAGGTGTCCTTCAGCAGGCTGATAAAAATCCCCATTAGCGAAGGCAGGGTGTTGCGCAACGCCTGCGGCAGCAAGAGTAACCCCAGCGTTTGCAGCGCGCCAAACCCCTGGGCCTGAGCGGCTTCATATTGTCCCCCAGGCAACGCATTCAGCCCGGCCAGCACGGAGTGCATCACGGCGGCGGCGGTAAACCACGCCAGCGCGAGAGTAACGGTCAGCGCCCCCGGCAGATCGCCTCCGGTGATGAGGGGTAACAGATACCACAGCCAGAAAATGACAAAAATCAGCGGGATGCCGCGGATAATCTCAGCCCACAGGAACAGGGCTTTGCGCAGGCCACCCGGGAAACGCCACGCCAGCCCCGCCAGCGCTATTCCAGCCGGAAACGCCAGCGCCGCGGCACCCAAAGCCATCAGTAGCGTCAACAGCACGCCGCCCGGCTCTCCGGTCGCAGTCCGTCCCCAGAGCAGATAATCCAGGTTATCGGTAATGACAGTAAGTCCGGCTAACATCTCTCTTCACTCCGGGGGGTGATGGCGGCTTTACGGCGCCGTTCGGTTGAAGGTCCCAGTCTGGTCAGCAACACCCCCATCGCCACGCCGGTGAGCAGGTACAGTACCGTGCCGATGCTGTAAGCCTCCAGCGCGTGGGCGTTATAGCTCTCTGTCTGCCGCACCTGGTAGGTGAGCTCCGCAAAGCCGATGCCGCTTGCCAGCGAAGAGAGTTTCATCAGATTGAGGTACTGACCCACCACCGGCTGCCAGGCGTTCGCCAGCCCCTGCGGCAGCAGGATATACCGCAGCAGCGGCCAGGGGGAAAAGCCCTGCGCCAGGGCGGCTTCCCGCTGCCCGGCGGAAACGGCGCGTAGCCCGGCGGTGATCTCCTCTGTCAAAAAGGCCGAGGTAAAGACCCCCAGTCCCCAGGCGGAGCAGAGAAACTCTGGCGTAAACCACCAGACCGGACCCGGCAGCACCGCCCAGGCATGATCGTCCATCACAAAGGTGCGAAACCCCTGCGGCAGCCCGTTCCAGGCGGCGAAATACCAGAACAGCAGCTGCACCAGAAGGGGCGTATTGCGAAACAGCGATACCCACAGGGCGACGATATGCGCGCCGATGCGCCCCCCGGCGAGACGCAATCCCAGAGAGGCGAGAGTAATAAGGCTGGCG encodes the following:
- a CDS encoding methionine ABC transporter permease; the protein is MAENLFPHLKWDQLWAATLETLYMTALSGVATFVLGLVLGLALFLTARGGMFHNRTVYSVISIVVNVFRSIPFIILIVLLIPFTKTVVGTILGANAALPALIVGAAPFYARLVEIALREVDKGVIEATRSMGARLSTLIFRVLLPESSPALVSGITVTLIALVSYSAMAGVIGAGGLGNLAYLEGFQRNHGDVTLVATVTILIIVFIIQFCGDIITSILDKR
- a CDS encoding MetQ/NlpA family ABC transporter substrate-binding protein; the protein is MKKTLTLIAAATLSALSFASWADTLTVGASNTPHAEILEQAKPILAKQGIDLEIKPFQDYILPNTALAGRDIDANYFQHIPYLNSVLKDHAGDKEYDFVSAGAIHIEPIGIYSKKYKSLKDLPEGGKIIMRDAVSEEGRILSIFEKEGVIKLKPGIDKVTARISDIVENPKKLQFTPNVEASLLPQMYNNDEGAAVVINANYAIDAGLDPVHDPIAVESGENNPYANIITVHRGDEKKKDIVALVDVLHSKEIQDWIRTKYKGAVIPVNN
- the fumD gene encoding fumarate hydratase FumD; translation: MGNVTKDEALYQEMCRVVGKVVLEMRDLGQEPKHIVIAGVLRTALANQRVKRSELTTQAMETVVKALAG
- a CDS encoding ABC transporter permease subunit, with amino-acid sequence MLAGLTVITDNLDYLLWGRTATGEPGGVLLTLLMALGAAALAFPAGIALAGLAWRFPGGLRKALFLWAEIIRGIPLIFVIFWLWYLLPLITGGDLPGALTVTLALAWFTAAAVMHSVLAGLNALPGGQYEAAQAQGFGALQTLGLLLLPQALRNTLPSLMGIFISLLKDTSLAFIVNVPELTTVAGQVNNRVQIYPAAIFIFTGVVYYLLCCGVEQLAKRWRLNRPAL
- a CDS encoding amino acid ABC transporter permease, which gives rise to MMPNLDWEGVLTGQPLQWILSGFLTTLWVTLAGMVVASLITLASLGLRLAGGRIGAHIVALWVSLFRNTPLLVQLLFWYFAAWNGLPQGFRTFVMDDHAWAVLPGPVWWFTPEFLCSAWGLGVFTSAFLTEEITAGLRAVSAGQREAALAQGFSPWPLLRYILLPQGLANAWQPVVGQYLNLMKLSSLASGIGFAELTYQVRQTESYNAHALEAYSIGTVLYLLTGVAMGVLLTRLGPSTERRRKAAITPRSEERC